One Nostoc sp. UHCC 0302 DNA window includes the following coding sequences:
- a CDS encoding DUF4079 domain-containing protein: MVNWSELLEPIAAWFRSLGIPEPIVHWGHPLMMAIVVFVMGSFVALAGWRGKLLESKDKDAALKNRIAHRQLAPWLFLFLASGYTGGVLSLVMQRQPIFESPHFWTGSLVLLLLLINGVISLSGFAGNKKALRAIHAYLGSVAVCILFVHAVLGLQLGISL; the protein is encoded by the coding sequence ATGGTGAATTGGAGTGAACTTTTAGAACCGATCGCAGCTTGGTTTCGTTCTCTAGGCATCCCTGAGCCGATTGTACATTGGGGGCATCCGTTAATGATGGCGATCGTTGTTTTTGTGATGGGTAGTTTTGTCGCATTGGCAGGTTGGCGGGGAAAACTACTTGAAAGCAAAGATAAAGATGCTGCTCTTAAAAATCGGATTGCCCATCGGCAATTAGCACCGTGGCTGTTTTTATTTCTCGCAAGTGGTTACACAGGTGGGGTATTGTCTTTAGTAATGCAGCGTCAACCAATTTTTGAAAGTCCTCATTTTTGGACTGGTTCGCTAGTGCTGTTACTGCTTCTAATAAATGGTGTGATTTCTCTAAGCGGATTTGCGGGAAATAAAAAAGCGTTACGTGCTATTCATGCCTATTTGGGCAGCGTAGCAGTTTGTATTTTATTTGTCCATGCCGTTTTGGGATTGCAATTGGGCATATCCTTATGA
- a CDS encoding protein kinase, which yields MLAGTILQGGKYTLIQEIGRGGFGITFKATHHYLGHEVVMKTINERLRQHPDFAKFERQFQDEARRLATCVHPNIVRVSDFFVEAGLPYMVMEYIPGDTLGDAFVLPGIPLPEGTAIHYIRQIGAALQVVHNNGLLHRDVKPDNIILRQGTQEVVLIDFGIAREFNGGMRQTHTGLVSEGYSPIEQYLSQAPRTPATDVYGLAATLYALLTAQVPMPALLRDREKMPSPRELQPHLSAAVNQAVMRGMAVESRFRPATVAEWLQLLPGNQMNSTPQALHTYAVPTVNLSVQESENLFKKKAKNPNKLSARKLPVLPKKMDSSKLLIGASVVFVAATTGFAITSIFPKFQPQETSKPTFEQPLQAPTKKVPNTNSSSSPADRESNTISPSESPSVSTSKRRQRNRRASQEASSNSGKNPTGESQRGDLNQPAASPNVSASPSLVEKLRAVRSSRNDSPTPSIYKYNPLPTLNKDSALPGTVRQSNPAVIPTAPPKQSDPSAVVVPTLEEKQNSSAESQPRKDEKSQEQLEDDNN from the coding sequence ATGTTAGCAGGCACAATTTTGCAGGGTGGAAAATATACCCTAATTCAAGAAATAGGGCGAGGTGGCTTTGGCATTACGTTCAAGGCTACGCATCACTACTTAGGTCATGAAGTAGTGATGAAAACCATCAATGAACGGCTGCGACAACATCCCGATTTTGCTAAGTTCGAGCGTCAATTCCAAGATGAAGCTAGACGATTAGCTACTTGTGTCCACCCAAATATTGTCCGAGTCAGCGACTTTTTTGTGGAAGCTGGATTGCCTTATATGGTGATGGAATACATTCCAGGGGATACTTTGGGAGACGCCTTTGTTTTACCAGGAATACCTTTGCCAGAAGGGACAGCAATTCATTATATCCGTCAAATTGGGGCGGCATTACAGGTAGTACACAACAATGGTTTGCTTCACCGGGATGTTAAACCAGATAATATTATCCTCCGGCAAGGAACTCAGGAAGTAGTCCTAATTGATTTTGGCATTGCCCGCGAATTTAATGGTGGTATGAGGCAAACTCATACTGGTTTGGTCTCTGAGGGTTATTCTCCAATTGAGCAGTATCTCTCGCAAGCGCCGCGCACACCTGCAACGGATGTTTACGGTTTGGCAGCAACCTTGTATGCGCTGTTGACGGCACAGGTTCCGATGCCAGCGTTGCTACGCGATCGCGAGAAAATGCCTTCACCTCGTGAACTCCAACCTCACCTGAGTGCTGCTGTGAATCAAGCGGTAATGCGTGGTATGGCTGTTGAATCTCGCTTTCGTCCAGCAACAGTTGCTGAATGGTTGCAATTGCTACCTGGAAATCAGATGAATTCAACACCGCAAGCTCTACACACATACGCAGTACCTACTGTCAATTTATCTGTGCAGGAGTCAGAAAATTTATTTAAGAAAAAAGCTAAAAATCCCAATAAGCTGTCAGCGAGGAAGCTTCCTGTACTACCTAAAAAAATGGATTCTTCTAAATTACTTATTGGTGCAAGTGTAGTCTTTGTTGCTGCTACAACAGGTTTTGCCATCACTAGCATTTTTCCCAAATTTCAACCGCAGGAGACTTCAAAGCCAACTTTTGAGCAGCCACTTCAAGCGCCTACGAAAAAAGTACCTAACACTAATAGTTCATCTTCACCTGCGGATAGAGAAAGTAATACTATCTCTCCGTCCGAATCTCCATCAGTTTCTACATCCAAGCGGCGTCAGCGCAATCGCCGTGCTTCTCAGGAAGCATCTAGCAATAGTGGCAAAAATCCTACAGGAGAATCGCAACGCGGCGACCTTAATCAACCCGCTGCTTCGCCTAACGTTTCTGCTTCACCCTCGCTAGTAGAGAAGTTACGGGCGGTGCGATCGTCTCGGAATGATTCTCCCACACCATCAATATATAAATATAACCCTTTACCCACTTTGAATAAGGATTCTGCTTTGCCTGGAACAGTTAGGCAATCGAATCCTGCGGTCATACCAACAGCACCACCCAAACAGTCAGATCCATCTGCTGTGGTAGTACCAACACTAGAGGAAAAGCAAAATTCTTCTGCTGAGAGTCAACCACGTAAGGATGAAAAGTCTCAGGAACAGCTGGAAGATGATAACAATTAA
- a CDS encoding CapA family protein, which yields MANQSLGRLLSFGFISFCFCVGIGIGVIIRFGQLQPSDAATSSTKPEQFPFALPEPTPLPGKEQSFSDTITIKAVGDIIPGTNFPNYRLPRFRNQLLPKSVRANLQESDILFGNFESSLTNYPYTTKDISQGQVFAFRSPPGYAQVFAEAGFDVFNMANNHAMDFGKAGFQDTKNNLEAVGIATLGHKNQILYLEAKNIPIAMIGFSPYEMYNSIHDLAAAKALVIEAKNNANIVIVSMHAGAEGTQALHVKNQTEFFYGENRGNSIKFARAMIDAGADLVLGHGPHVPRAMEMYKGKIIAYSLGNFLGYQTLSTEAQTGYSMILEVKLNQTGDLVSGKIIPIRMNRQGIPQIDQRFQTVALLRYLNNYDFPKNPLKINKNGKILVLNSKK from the coding sequence ATGGCAAATCAGAGCCTGGGACGATTACTATCATTTGGTTTTATCAGTTTCTGTTTTTGTGTAGGTATTGGTATAGGTGTGATCATCCGGTTTGGGCAATTGCAACCATCAGATGCCGCTACGTCATCTACCAAACCAGAACAATTCCCATTTGCTTTACCAGAACCTACGCCACTACCTGGGAAAGAACAATCCTTTTCCGACACTATTACTATCAAAGCCGTTGGAGATATTATTCCTGGTACTAATTTCCCCAACTATAGATTGCCACGCTTCCGCAATCAGTTACTACCAAAGTCAGTGAGAGCTAACTTGCAAGAATCTGATATTTTGTTTGGTAATTTTGAAAGTAGTTTAACAAACTATCCCTACACAACTAAAGATATTAGTCAAGGACAAGTGTTTGCGTTTCGCTCGCCACCAGGATACGCTCAGGTATTCGCTGAGGCTGGTTTTGATGTGTTTAATATGGCGAATAACCATGCAATGGACTTTGGTAAGGCAGGCTTCCAAGATACAAAGAACAATCTTGAGGCTGTAGGCATTGCAACATTAGGTCATAAAAATCAAATTCTCTATTTAGAAGCTAAGAATATTCCAATTGCCATGATCGGGTTTTCACCGTATGAAATGTATAACTCTATTCACGATCTAGCGGCAGCTAAAGCACTTGTAATAGAAGCCAAAAATAACGCCAACATTGTCATCGTATCAATGCACGCCGGAGCAGAAGGCACACAAGCACTACACGTTAAGAATCAAACAGAGTTTTTTTATGGAGAAAACAGAGGGAATTCTATTAAATTTGCGCGGGCGATGATTGATGCGGGGGCAGACTTAGTGCTGGGGCATGGCCCACACGTTCCAAGAGCAATGGAAATGTATAAAGGAAAAATCATAGCCTATTCTTTAGGGAACTTTTTAGGATATCAAACTTTATCTACAGAAGCCCAGACAGGTTACTCAATGATTTTAGAAGTCAAACTCAACCAGACAGGAGATTTAGTATCAGGCAAAATTATCCCTATTCGGATGAATCGCCAGGGTATCCCCCAAATTGATCAGCGTTTTCAGACGGTAGCACTTTTGCGTTATTTGAACAATTACGATTTCCCTAAAAATCCATTGAAAATTAATAAGAATGGAAAAATTTTAGTACTAAATAGCAAAAAGTAA
- a CDS encoding ComEC/Rec2 family competence protein: protein MIQTSGVIICLGYIFGLLFTAVPWGGAWILVLGVVGAVVSRRLYTTSRQVAQKPEATTGSKTKTVPNTWQTTLHPRVWLAAALVGLLATLYFQLRVPQPGAKDISQFVPPGNSSNQEQLVIVRGEVASAPRLTRSQRGQFWLEATQLDDVKNEKGSASVPKGVTGKLYVTVPLLQVTGLYPSQQITVTGILYKPKAALNPGAFDFQKYLQQEGTFAGLIGRQVNILDDEPNKWRWWQIRERIVQSQVRWLGVPEGPLVSAMVLGSKAVDLPYDIRDLFVQAGLAHALAASGFQTSLILGVILQLTRRFKKGTQFTLGFLALIIFLSLTGFQAAVLRAVIMGFAALVGLLLKRKVKQLGSLLLAATLLLLFNPLWIWDLGFQLSFLATLGLIVTVPAIIERLGWLPPAIASLIAVPLAATIWTLPLQLFVFGVMPSYSLLLNIFSTPLISIISIGGIVSAIAALIWPTAGSFLAGILHYPTDWLIELVEFFSKLPGNSVAVGSISTWQILAIYALIMLVWWVRWWQIRWWFASLIAVGLVIIPIWHSANTLFRITILAADAEPILVIQDRGTVTVINSGDEGTGRFTILPFLQQQGVNQINWAIATDFQGNESNAWLELLQYLPIKNFYEYSPKPENTIALQAIQQQLQKHQGIYQALALGQAVNTGSTVTQLINDQLPILQLQIQGQNWLLVGNIKSKEVQQLVKSGTLPRPQVIWCSPESLKDLVLALQPQIAIASSANLDTKTLSELGKSQTQLFFTGRDGAIQWTPNGQFETFIQATESKSSVL from the coding sequence ATGATTCAGACGAGTGGTGTAATTATTTGTCTTGGTTATATTTTTGGATTGTTATTTACAGCAGTTCCCTGGGGTGGTGCGTGGATTTTGGTTTTGGGGGTAGTGGGAGCAGTTGTATCTAGAAGACTCTACACGACTTCACGACAAGTTGCTCAGAAACCAGAAGCTACAACTGGAAGCAAAACCAAGACAGTACCTAATACTTGGCAGACAACTCTTCATCCTAGAGTATGGTTAGCTGCTGCCTTGGTAGGGTTGTTGGCAACCTTGTATTTTCAATTGCGTGTGCCACAACCAGGAGCAAAAGATATCAGTCAGTTTGTTCCACCAGGAAATAGTAGTAATCAAGAACAACTTGTGATTGTTCGTGGGGAAGTGGCAAGTGCTCCCCGCTTGACTCGCAGTCAACGTGGACAATTTTGGTTAGAAGCGACGCAATTAGATGACGTAAAAAATGAAAAAGGTTCAGCATCTGTGCCGAAAGGCGTGACAGGCAAACTGTACGTGACTGTACCTTTACTTCAGGTGACTGGATTATATCCTAGTCAACAAATTACTGTGACTGGGATTTTGTACAAGCCAAAAGCAGCATTAAATCCAGGCGCTTTTGACTTTCAGAAATATCTTCAACAAGAAGGAACATTTGCAGGATTGATTGGACGGCAGGTAAATATTTTAGATGATGAGCCTAATAAATGGAGATGGTGGCAAATCCGGGAGCGAATTGTACAATCCCAAGTTCGTTGGTTAGGTGTCCCAGAAGGGCCACTTGTCAGCGCAATGGTTCTGGGAAGCAAAGCAGTTGATTTACCCTACGACATCCGCGATTTATTTGTACAGGCGGGATTAGCTCATGCTTTGGCAGCTTCCGGGTTTCAAACTTCCTTGATTTTAGGTGTGATATTACAGTTAACAAGGCGTTTCAAAAAGGGAACGCAATTTACTCTTGGCTTTTTAGCTTTAATTATTTTTCTGAGTTTAACAGGGTTTCAGGCTGCGGTACTTAGAGCCGTGATTATGGGTTTTGCAGCTTTAGTTGGTCTGTTATTAAAAAGAAAGGTAAAACAATTAGGCTCACTGCTATTGGCAGCGACACTTTTATTACTGTTTAATCCTTTATGGATTTGGGATTTAGGCTTTCAACTAAGTTTTTTAGCGACGCTGGGATTAATTGTTACAGTACCCGCAATAATTGAACGCTTGGGTTGGCTACCACCTGCGATCGCGTCTTTGATTGCTGTTCCCTTAGCTGCGACAATTTGGACTTTACCTTTGCAGCTTTTTGTTTTCGGGGTGATGCCATCTTATAGCTTACTACTAAATATCTTTAGCACTCCATTAATTTCTATCATTAGTATCGGTGGAATAGTTAGCGCCATAGCGGCGTTAATTTGGCCGACAGCAGGAAGCTTTTTAGCAGGAATATTACATTATCCTACTGATTGGTTAATTGAATTAGTAGAATTTTTTAGCAAGCTACCAGGAAACTCTGTTGCTGTAGGTAGCATATCAACTTGGCAAATATTGGCTATTTATGCACTAATTATGTTGGTTTGGTGGGTGCGTTGGTGGCAGATACGGTGGTGGTTTGCTAGTTTAATTGCGGTTGGTTTGGTAATTATTCCAATTTGGCATTCTGCAAACACGTTGTTTCGGATAACTATATTGGCAGCAGATGCAGAACCTATTTTGGTTATTCAAGACCGGGGAACAGTCACTGTAATTAATAGTGGCGATGAGGGTACAGGACGCTTTACGATTTTACCGTTTCTGCAACAGCAGGGTGTAAATCAAATTAATTGGGCGATCGCAACTGATTTTCAAGGTAATGAAAGTAATGCTTGGTTAGAACTACTGCAATATTTACCGATTAAAAATTTTTATGAATATTCACCAAAGCCAGAAAATACCATTGCACTGCAAGCAATACAACAGCAATTACAAAAGCATCAAGGTATATACCAAGCTTTAGCACTTGGTCAAGCTGTGAATACTGGTTCGACAGTAACACAATTAATTAATGACCAATTACCGATTTTGCAATTGCAAATTCAAGGACAAAACTGGTTATTAGTGGGTAATATTAAGTCTAAAGAGGTACAACAGTTAGTTAAATCTGGAACTTTACCTCGTCCACAAGTGATTTGGTGTTCTCCTGAGTCTTTGAAAGATTTAGTTTTGGCACTACAACCACAAATAGCGATCGCTTCTTCTGCCAATCTTGATACAAAAACTTTGTCTGAACTAGGAAAAAGCCAAACGCAACTGTTTTTTACAGGAAGAGATGGGGCAATTCAATGGACACCTAACGGTCAGTTTGAAACGTTTATCCAAGCAACAGAAAGCAAATCCTCTGTGTTATAA
- the glyQ gene encoding glycine--tRNA ligase subunit alpha yields the protein MNFQSVIATLHQFWSDRGCLIAQPYDIEKGAGTKNPHTFLRALGPEPWAVAYVEPCRRPTDGRYGENPNRFQHYYQYQVLIKPSPDNIQEIYLDSLRALGIRPEDHDIRFVEDNWEDATVGAWGTGWEVWLDGMEITQFTYFQQCGGIDCRPVSIEITYGLERLAMYLQQVEAITKIHWTDNITYGDVFLQNEIEQSTYNFEASNPELLLTLFNLYEQEATQLTERGLVLPSLDYVMKCSHTFNLLDARGVISVTERTRYIARIRHLARKVAHLYVEQREKLGFPLLNKPI from the coding sequence GTGAATTTTCAGTCGGTAATAGCAACACTGCATCAATTCTGGAGTGATCGCGGTTGCCTTATTGCCCAGCCCTATGACATTGAAAAAGGGGCAGGCACTAAGAACCCGCATACTTTTTTAAGAGCGCTGGGGCCGGAACCTTGGGCTGTTGCTTATGTTGAACCATGTCGTCGTCCAACAGATGGACGCTACGGCGAAAATCCTAATCGTTTTCAACACTATTATCAGTACCAAGTTCTGATTAAGCCTTCGCCAGACAATATTCAAGAGATTTATCTTGATTCTTTAAGAGCTTTAGGCATTCGTCCTGAAGACCACGATATCCGTTTTGTGGAAGACAACTGGGAAGATGCAACAGTAGGAGCTTGGGGTACTGGTTGGGAAGTATGGTTGGACGGAATGGAAATCACCCAGTTTACCTACTTCCAACAATGTGGGGGAATCGACTGCCGTCCAGTATCGATTGAGATTACATATGGATTAGAGCGGCTGGCAATGTATCTCCAGCAGGTAGAAGCAATCACTAAAATCCATTGGACGGATAACATTACTTATGGAGATGTTTTCCTGCAAAATGAGATTGAGCAGAGTACTTACAACTTTGAAGCATCAAATCCTGAGTTGTTGCTGACACTATTTAATCTATACGAGCAGGAAGCTACTCAATTGACGGAGCGTGGATTGGTCTTACCCAGCCTGGATTATGTGATGAAGTGTTCGCATACATTCAATTTGCTAGATGCAAGAGGCGTAATTTCGGTAACGGAGAGAACTCGCTATATTGCTAGGATTCGTCATTTGGCCCGAAAGGTGGCTCATTTGTATGTTGAGCAAAGGGAAAAGCTAGGTTTTCCATTACTCAATAAGCCGATTTGA